From Candidatus Neomarinimicrobiota bacterium, the proteins below share one genomic window:
- a CDS encoding OmpA family protein, with protein MKLFSTRQDALSSREKAVRSGWILSFGDIMTLLLTFFIMMIARQSGEISRIHKWTHDRLEESGREIRSVIEKQDLSAFTVNYHSKGVQITISGESLFDPGKAEPLPEFRRQLTDLSHAIRTLDILDLTQTEHGQLLRELRENGLAWQVEIRIEGHTDNVPLGPNVKFRDNWELSAARAQSVMRILHQETGIPEERFAVAGFGEFNPVASNETESGRNQNRRVEIYIDASIQKIQ; from the coding sequence ATGAAACTTTTTTCCACACGGCAGGATGCATTATCCAGTCGGGAAAAGGCTGTTCGTTCCGGTTGGATTCTCTCTTTTGGTGATATCATGACCCTTTTGTTGACATTTTTCATCATGATGATTGCCCGCCAGTCCGGTGAAATCAGCCGGATCCATAAATGGACCCATGACCGGCTGGAAGAATCCGGCCGGGAAATCCGATCAGTCATTGAAAAGCAGGATTTATCAGCCTTTACCGTGAACTATCATTCAAAAGGCGTACAGATTACCATCAGTGGTGAATCCCTGTTTGATCCGGGAAAGGCAGAACCCCTTCCGGAGTTTAGGCGTCAACTGACAGATCTGTCCCACGCGATTCGTACCCTGGATATTTTGGACTTAACTCAGACGGAACATGGGCAGTTACTCCGGGAGTTGCGGGAAAACGGTCTGGCCTGGCAGGTGGAAATCCGTATAGAGGGTCATACGGATAACGTCCCCTTGGGTCCAAATGTCAAGTTTAGGGACAACTGGGAACTAAGTGCTGCCCGGGCACAGAGTGTGATGCGGATTTTACATCAGGAAACAGGAATTCCTGAAGAACGTTTTGCCGTGGCCGGCTTTGGTGAGTTTAACCCTGTGGCGTCCAACGAGACCGAATCGGGGAGAAACCAAAACCGGCGTGTAGAAATCTATATTGATGCTTCCATTCAAAAAATTCAGTAA
- the ychF gene encoding redox-regulated ATPase YchF, with protein sequence MELGFIGVKFSGKSTLFELLTGNHFEILRSGLAESRRGRVVVPDPRVDTLSEIFKPKKTTHATFNCIDIMGIPSGNRHDTSSKYLEAVRQVDGLVAVIRVFEGYGDDGKAVTIDPPGEIRHLEEEIQFADLVVAESRLEKVEHLKQRGAPQYDKHEHDILIRCKEALDGGIPIREISFTEEEEKRIRGFQFLSAKPFLAVLNCSEIRYQERDVYIRKVKETFPDMAVTAVSALSEKEIQELEEKDRALFMEELGIDEPAIHHVIRAAYEGLGLLSFFTVGEDEVRAWTLRQGLTAPAAAGVIHSDLEKGFIRAEVISYDVFMETQSMTKAKANGQIRLEGKDYVVQDGDILNIRFNV encoded by the coding sequence ATGGAACTTGGATTCATCGGTGTAAAATTTTCAGGAAAAAGCACCCTCTTTGAACTACTCACAGGAAATCATTTTGAAATCCTCCGGTCCGGCCTGGCAGAATCCCGTCGGGGCAGAGTGGTGGTTCCTGATCCCCGTGTAGATACTCTTTCAGAGATTTTCAAGCCGAAAAAAACAACACACGCCACATTCAATTGTATTGATATTATGGGTATCCCATCGGGGAATCGGCACGATACATCCTCGAAATATCTGGAGGCAGTCCGTCAGGTGGACGGTCTGGTGGCTGTTATCCGGGTTTTTGAAGGTTATGGGGACGACGGGAAAGCTGTAACTATCGATCCTCCTGGCGAAATCCGGCACCTGGAAGAGGAAATTCAATTTGCCGACCTGGTGGTTGCCGAAAGCCGCCTTGAGAAAGTAGAACATCTGAAACAGCGGGGAGCCCCCCAGTATGATAAGCATGAACATGACATTCTGATACGATGCAAAGAAGCATTGGATGGTGGAATACCGATTCGGGAGATTTCATTTACCGAGGAAGAAGAAAAGCGAATCCGGGGATTTCAGTTTTTATCAGCCAAGCCTTTTCTGGCGGTTTTAAATTGCAGTGAGATCCGGTACCAGGAACGGGATGTATATATTCGTAAGGTAAAAGAAACATTTCCGGATATGGCTGTAACCGCCGTGTCTGCACTGTCTGAAAAGGAAATTCAGGAATTGGAGGAAAAAGACCGGGCGCTGTTCATGGAGGAACTGGGGATCGACGAACCGGCCATCCATCATGTGATTCGCGCAGCTTATGAAGGGCTGGGATTATTAAGTTTTTTCACGGTTGGGGAAGATGAGGTCAGAGCCTGGACGCTCCGGCAGGGACTCACGGCACCTGCAGCAGCCGGTGTGATACACTCCGATCTGGAAAAGGGATTTATCCGGGCGGAAGTCATTTCCTATGATGTGTTTATGGAAACCCAATCCATGACGAAAGCAAAAGCAAATGGTCAGATCCGCCTGGAAGGAAAGGATTATGTTGTACAGGATGGTGATATATTAAATATTCGATTTAACGTATAG
- a CDS encoding DUF134 domain-containing protein, which produces MARPQKNRHVKNPPRFGQFKPLGIPSRQLDELILSLDEYEALRLADGEGYDQSQAADLMGISRPTFTRLIENARHKMAEFLEKGPLLTIDGGAVHFLKDQWWCRKCGHAFSGELVTHPGQCPQCGSTDLHSLAERYGHGKCCRNLSDDF; this is translated from the coding sequence ATGGCCAGACCGCAAAAAAACAGACATGTTAAAAATCCACCCCGTTTCGGACAGTTCAAACCCCTGGGAATTCCTTCACGGCAACTGGATGAACTGATTCTCTCCCTGGATGAGTATGAAGCACTCCGGCTTGCTGATGGAGAGGGATATGATCAGTCCCAGGCAGCGGATCTGATGGGCATTTCGCGCCCTACCTTTACAAGGTTGATTGAAAACGCCAGACATAAAATGGCGGAATTCCTTGAAAAAGGTCCTCTCCTTACAATCGATGGAGGTGCCGTACACTTTCTGAAGGATCAGTGGTGGTGCCGAAAATGCGGCCATGCCTTCAGTGGCGAGCTGGTAACCCATCCTGGTCAATGCCCCCAATGTGGCAGTACGGATCTCCACTCCCTGGCAGAACGGTACGGACACGGTAAATGTTGCCGGAATTTATCCGATGATTTTTAA
- a CDS encoding carboxypeptidase regulatory-like domain-containing protein, with the protein MLKKVILLMIMVCVHTLGADPRRGHIQGQVTDQKTAQPLAGVNVMVLDTEWGTMTDEEGYYRLTDIPAGSYVLRFSMIGYRDISKINVEVHAGNQTHLNVELVTEAVSLDAITVTAPAFEKSKGAVVSERTIDLGEIRTDPASQGDIQRSVQVLPSVSNTSDQMNEIIVRGGLLGENLFIIDDIEIPNPNHFGQPGTGGGPVNLINAEFVQSIDFYAGAFPAQFGDKASSVMNIKFREGSTNHPQFYIDMGMSGIGSALEGPIQEKGSYLLTFHKSFLDLVIQNTGLMAIPYYWNTQGKAVYRLSSKHRLIVNGVYGRDHIEIDADENDAWSRGAEYVYTENETYATGGTLLTTWNKNMYSKLTLYRNQLDYRYDVERYTSPGHRTDFANSKFAEGETALKLYVSKAFSPLTDIQFGGQIKNVHLDYQSVSWPDTLFFYEGDSIRGIFRTYDYNTSSEDRHEQKGYGFVSMTFHPLERLKIIAGLRADYFTMGHTLTWAPRLGLSYRVGPRMYLNAGAGRHYQTPFYYHNMTNEDENQPALNSKYSDHVIAGIEFYPADDMKFSTEIFYKGYADLALPSTRLNPGKDTTDTDLYYLSEGKGKARGIEFFFHKKMFERWYAIASYSFSRSELWDPRYEEWYHSSYDFRHVANLVGGYKLIKEDSWSIPMKILTFNADEFIISVRYRYTGGRPYTKRSYYPELRRWYVDENHYNTERYPDYQRFDLSLQWKVHFKNAHLTSYLNIQNVFNRENIWEYSYGEDGSIEKILQYQTMPVGGFILEL; encoded by the coding sequence ATGCTGAAAAAGGTGATTCTGCTGATGATCATGGTATGTGTTCACACCCTGGGGGCTGATCCTCGTCGTGGTCACATTCAGGGACAGGTGACAGATCAAAAAACAGCCCAACCCCTGGCAGGTGTCAATGTGATGGTTTTGGATACGGAATGGGGAACCATGACTGATGAAGAGGGATATTACCGTCTGACGGATATACCAGCCGGCAGCTATGTCCTTCGCTTTTCTATGATAGGATACCGGGATATCTCTAAAATCAATGTGGAAGTCCACGCAGGCAATCAGACACATCTGAACGTGGAACTGGTGACGGAAGCCGTGTCATTGGATGCCATCACAGTCACCGCACCGGCTTTTGAAAAATCGAAGGGGGCTGTTGTCAGTGAACGGACCATAGATCTGGGAGAGATCCGGACAGATCCGGCCAGTCAGGGAGATATCCAACGGAGTGTACAGGTTCTGCCCTCTGTTTCCAACACATCCGACCAGATGAATGAAATCATAGTCCGTGGCGGACTTTTGGGAGAAAACCTTTTCATCATTGATGACATTGAAATCCCCAACCCCAATCATTTCGGTCAACCTGGAACCGGAGGAGGACCCGTTAATCTGATTAATGCGGAGTTCGTCCAGTCCATCGATTTTTACGCCGGCGCTTTTCCGGCACAGTTCGGCGACAAAGCTTCATCCGTGATGAACATCAAATTCAGGGAAGGATCCACAAATCACCCTCAGTTTTACATCGACATGGGAATGTCCGGCATCGGATCAGCCCTGGAAGGTCCGATTCAGGAAAAAGGGTCCTATCTGTTGACATTTCACAAGAGCTTTCTGGATCTTGTGATACAGAATACCGGTCTGATGGCCATTCCCTATTACTGGAACACCCAGGGTAAAGCGGTTTACCGCCTTTCGTCAAAACACCGCCTGATCGTAAACGGGGTATATGGCCGGGATCATATAGAAATTGATGCCGATGAAAATGATGCCTGGAGCCGTGGAGCAGAGTATGTCTATACGGAAAACGAAACCTACGCAACTGGAGGCACCCTTCTCACAACCTGGAATAAAAATATGTACAGTAAGCTGACACTTTACCGGAATCAGCTGGATTACCGCTATGATGTGGAGCGCTATACATCACCAGGGCACAGGACAGACTTTGCCAATTCAAAATTTGCTGAGGGAGAAACGGCTCTTAAACTCTATGTATCCAAAGCCTTTTCACCTTTGACAGATATTCAGTTTGGCGGGCAGATAAAGAACGTTCATCTGGACTACCAATCTGTGTCATGGCCTGATACCCTTTTCTTTTACGAGGGGGATTCTATCCGTGGCATATTCAGAACCTACGATTACAATACATCTTCAGAAGACCGGCATGAACAGAAGGGTTACGGCTTTGTCTCAATGACTTTTCACCCCCTGGAGCGACTTAAAATCATTGCCGGATTACGTGCTGATTATTTTACGATGGGGCACACACTCACCTGGGCCCCCCGGCTGGGACTTTCATACAGGGTAGGTCCCCGGATGTATTTGAATGCCGGAGCCGGCAGACATTATCAAACTCCGTTTTACTACCACAACATGACCAATGAGGATGAAAATCAACCGGCACTGAACAGTAAATATTCAGATCATGTGATAGCCGGAATTGAATTCTACCCGGCAGATGACATGAAATTTTCCACAGAAATATTTTATAAAGGGTATGCCGATCTGGCTTTGCCTTCAACACGTCTGAATCCAGGGAAAGACACAACCGACACAGACCTTTACTATCTTTCCGAAGGAAAGGGAAAAGCCCGCGGTATTGAATTTTTCTTTCATAAAAAAATGTTTGAACGCTGGTATGCCATTGCCAGCTATTCCTTTTCCAGATCCGAATTGTGGGATCCCCGGTATGAAGAGTGGTATCACAGTTCCTACGATTTCCGTCACGTTGCCAATCTTGTCGGCGGATACAAACTGATAAAAGAGGATTCCTGGAGCATTCCCATGAAAATCCTTACCTTTAATGCCGATGAATTCATTATCAGTGTCCGCTACCGTTACACCGGTGGGCGTCCCTATACAAAACGTTCCTATTATCCTGAACTCCGGCGGTGGTATGTGGACGAAAACCACTACAATACCGAGCGTTATCCTGATTATCAGCGTTTTGACCTTTCTCTTCAGTGGAAGGTCCATTTTAAGAATGCCCATTTAACATCATATTTGAATATCCAGAATGTCTTCAACCGGGAAAATATATGGGAATATTCCTATGGAGAGGATGGGAGTATTGAGAAAATATTGCAATACCAGACCATGCCGGTGGGAGGATTTATTTTGGAATTATGA